The segment GAACCTTTAGGCCGTGCCCGTCGTCAGTTCGCGTATGCGAATCGCACTCTGTGGCGGCACCGGCGACATCGGGGAGGGGCTGGCGCTGCGCTGGGCTCACGATACGGACCACGAGATCCTGATCGGCTCGCGCGATCCCGAGAAGGCTCGCGCGAAGGCCGAGGAGTACGAGACCGAGCTCGACGAACGGGGGATCGATCGAACGGTCAAGGGGTTCGAGAACGGGATGGCGGCCGACCGCGCCGACGTGGTCGTGCTCGCGGTACCTCCCTACCACGTCCGAGACACCGTCGAGGGGTTCGCGGACCGTCTCGATGCCGATACCGTGCTCGTCAGCCCTGCCGTCGGGATGCAGCGCGACGACGCCGGCCTGCACTACCACCGCCCCTCCGAGGGAAGCGTCACCGCCGTCGCCGCCGCCACCGCCCCCGAGGACGTTTCGGTCGTCGGCGCGTTCCACAACCTCTCGGCGGGACGGCTCGCGGACCTCGACGCCGAGCTCGACCAGGACACCCTGCTGGTGGGCAACGACGAGGACGCCGTCGACGTCGTCCGGCTACTGACCGAGGAGATCGAGGGGCTCCGGCCGCTCTACGTCGGGCCGATCGACAACGCCCCCGAGGTCGAGTCGCTGACGCCGCTGTTGATCAACCTCGCGACGTACAACGACGATCTCCACGACGCGGGCGTTCAGTTCGAGTAGTCGCCGGCCGGCGTCGCGTGGACGAACCCGTCGTCGGTGACGGTGACCACACAGTCGAGATAACGAAACGAGACGGAGACGGCGCCCTCCGACGAGCACTCACCGAAGAGGTCGGCGAGGGCGTCGGGGTCGATCCAGCCGTACAGCGGCTCCATCGTCGTCGGATCGCGACCCGTCAGCGTCCCCACCGTCTCGACGACCGTCGCGCTCAAGGCCCACCGGTCGTCCCACTCACGGACGATACCCGATTCCTCGAGCGAGGCGACGGACGTCGTGAGGTCATCGGTCATACACTTAATACGATAACTACGTCATTGAATCCATCTACTGAATACGCCGGTCTTTATTACCTCTCGTGGGCCCCGAGCTCCGAGAACTGCGCCTCGACGAGCCGCCTCATCGCTCGTCGCAGGCGTCCGCCCGCGGCGGTCGAGGAGATCCCTAACTGCCGACCGAGCTCCTCGAGCGTGATCCCGCGGGGCTCCTCGAAGTAGCCCGCCTCGTACGCCGCCAGCAGCAGCCGGCGTTGGGGCTCGGTGAGGCCGACCTCGGCGGTGGTCAGGTCGTCGGCGTTGTAGAGGCGCTCGGTCCGGAAGTCGACCCCCCGATCGATGCAGGAACGACGGAACGCGACGAACGCCTGGCGATCCGGCAGCTGGACGCGGACCAGCCAGCCGTCGTCGGCGGTCCGTGCCCCGATGAGCCCGCCGCCGCGATCGACCAGTTCGGGCATGATCAACAGCGCGTCAGAGGAGAGCGCCACTCGGTAGATCCGTCCTCGGGCGACGGTGGCGACCGATTCCGAATCGACGACCGTCTCGTCCGTCGCGAGGGCGGCCTCGAACCCGCCGAAGTCGTCGTTCGACACGGTGACGTGGTAGAACCCGATCCAGCGATCGGGCGACAACAACGGATACCACGCCGTCTCGATCGTCGATTCGGGCGCGCTTCGGATCGTCCCCATCAGCACCAGTCGTGGATGGGAGAGCTGGATCTCTCCGATCATGGTCGTCACTCGTATGGCGCACGTCGTTCCGGCTCCGTCACCTGCCGGTTACCTCATGATCGATAACGGTATTGCATCTAATAAGGCTAGCGTCCGAAAGAAAACTCGATCGAGAACCGACGCGGTCGGGGTTTAGGCGCCCGCTTCCTCGAGAGCGTTCTCGAGGTCGTCGCGCTGGGTGACGCCGACGAACCGTTCGACGACGCCGTCGTCGTTCTCGATGATTAGCGTGGGTAGCGACCGGACCTGGTACTCGTTGGCGGTCTCCTGGTCCTCGTCGACGTTCACCTTCTCGACGCTGAATCGGTCGTCCCAGTCCTCCTCGAGCTCCTCGAGGATCGGGTCCTGGGTCTTACAGGGTCCACACCAGTCCGCATAGAAGTCTTTCAGGGTTACGGCCATCGTTCACCGGTCCTAACCCTGCGCCGCGCATAAGCGTTTCCCACTCGTGCGTCTTCGCCGCAGTCTCGATCACCCGAAAGACTTACGCCCGGACGATGGCGAGACGTAGCCATGAGCAGCGGACAGAACAGCGGCGGGCTGATGTCGAGCGCGGGATTGGTCCGGTACTTCGACTCCGAGGACCGTAACGCCCTCACCTTCGATCCGAAGACGATCATGGCGGTCTGCGTCCTGTTCGGGGTCTTCGTCCAGGTCCTGAACGCCGTGATGTGATCGGGTCGCCGAGGGCCACACAGTAGGTCTTTAGGCGTTCACCACGTCGAACCGGTCATGAACGCAAGCATCGATGCGGTGCGTGTCGCCGGCACGCCCGAGGGACCGGTCCCCGTGGTCGTCATGACGGCGGAGGGGGCCGACGGCGTTCTACCCATCTTCATCGGCTTCGAGGAGGCGAACAGCATCGCCCACGGACTCGACGCCTACGACATCGGTCGCCCGCTCACACACGACCTTCTGCTCGACGTAATGGAGGAGCTCGGCGGACGGATCGATCGCGTCGAGATCACCGAGATAAGCGAGGAAGGGACCTACATCGCGGACATCCACATCGAGGGGCCGCGTTCGTCGGTAGTGGTCGACGCCCGTCCCAGCGACTCGCTCGCGCTGGCCGCCCGAACGAACGCCCCCATCGAGATCGCCGAGTCGGTGTTCGAACGGGGTCGCCAGGCGGGCGAGCAGTTCGACGACCTCGCGGACATTCGCGAGATCGGCGAGCTCGTCGAGGAGGAGCCGTGAGCGGTCCCGACGCCGACCTCGACGCCGCGGTCCTCGACGAGCTGTTCGCCGTCATCGAGGACCGCAAGGAGACGCTCCCCGAGGACTCCTATACGGCGTCGCTGTTCGTCCACGAGAAGGGCGAGAACGCGGTCCTCGAGAAGCTGGGCGAGGAGACGACCGAGCTGATCCTCGCCGCGAAGGACGACGATCACGAGGAGATCGCCCACGAGTCCGCGGACATCGTCTATCACCTGCTCGTCCTGCTGTCGATGAAGGGGATGGATCTCGAGGACCTACGGGCGGAGCTCGAGGAACGACGGTAGGGCGGCCTCGTCGAACGCTCCGAGCCGATAGATCGGCACGGTTCGGCGCACAACCGAAATGTCCACGGCGATTCCGTCCACTCCCGTACTCGTGACACCAACCGTCGACGACCTCCGAAACGAGATCCGACAGGCCGTGGGAAGGTACGAACGTGCTGAATCGACCGCCTTCACCAAAGAAGCCCTGGCTGCGATCTGTGACGCCGTAGACTACGACATCGATACGACGACCGGACTCCCCTCCAAACCTCGGATGCGTGCGGGCGTCCTCCGGAAGATCGGCGTTCTCGACGAGGACGATCCCGACGGTATCGATCGTTCCTTCCGGAAGGCGGAACTCGAATCCATCGCGGCCGCGCTTCGAAACGAGTAGCGAACGTCACGGCCCGCGAGCTCCCGGACCGATACGACGATTTTCGACGGCCGAACGCGCAGGCCGTAGCGATCGTTCCGGGCTCCCGTCTACGGATCCGTTCGTGGCACAGTCTCGTCGACCAGCCGTTTCCAGCGTTGGCGGACGATGGGGCCGTCTTCGGCGAAGCGTTCCACGGACGTGACCGGCACGTCCGTCCGCCCCTGTTCGTGGAAGACGGGTCGTTGTACTGGAGGGCGACCGGCCGACGAGACGGTACGTTCGAGGAGGGCGTCGGGCGGGAGGGCGGTTCCTCGGACTCTCCTCTCGCAGTTCGGGTTCAGTAGTCCGAGCGGACGTCCGTCCGACGGTTTTCGTTCCCGTTCAGTACTGCGCCGATCGCGCCGGCGACCGCGCTCTCGAGGGCCATCACCATCGCGATCATCGCGGCGATCGCGAACACGCCGAAGCCGGCGACCGTGCCTGCGGCCGCGCCGACGGGCCCTCCCGCGAGTCCCGCGAGCGCGACGGCCGCCCACAGGATCAGGCCGACGGCGATCCCGCCGATGCTCCCCGCGAGCAGCCCGTGCCAGAACCCACGCCCGAGGCCGCCGCCGCCGAGGTAGCCGGCGACGAACCCGCCGATTAGCCCCGCGGTCAGCTGACCGAGTCCGGGTACGGCGAGGCCGACCACGCCGACGAGGAGCGTCACCACGAAACCGTAACCGACGGCGCGCCAGTTCGTCATGTCCTCCGGTTGGCCGCCGAACGACAAAAGCGCGACGCCGCGGACGCGAACGCCGACGGACGGCCTTTTGTACCGCCGCCGCGTACCGAGAGGTATGATTTTCGAGGACCTTCCGACGACGCCGCGCTCGGAGGAACTCATCGACAAGGCGTTCTCGCGGGCGGCCCGGGCCGGTCGGGCCAAGAGCGGCGCCGAGGCCCAGCAGTCGATGCTGCTGACGGCCTCGAACGTCCTCTCCGACAACCTCGAGAACGTCGTCACCGCCTGGCCCGACTTCGACCTCGTCGACCCGTTCTACTACGAACTCGCCGACGCGCTGGTCGACGTGGACGAGCTCCGACAGAGCCTCTCGGAGGTGGGGTGGGCGAGTCGCAAGACCAAGGAGATCGGCCGGGAGTACCAGAGCCGGCTGCACGCCGACGCCGACGTCGCCCGCAAACACCGAAAGCAGGCGTTCGCTCGGCTCGCGGACGTCGTCGAGGAGGTCGAGGACGACCTTCTGCGCGTCGGCGACGCCCGCGACCAGCTGAAGACGCTACCCGATATCGACCCCGACGAGCCCGCGATCGTCGTCGCGGGCTACCCCAACGTCGGCAAGTCGACGTTCGTCAACGGCGTCACGAACGCCCGCCACGAGACCGCGACCTACCCCTTCACCACGAAGGGGATCGGCGTCGGCCACCTTACCCGTGACCACATCCGTTACCAGCTCATCGACACGCCCGGGCTGCTGGATCGGCCGCCGGAGGAGCGAAACGAGATCGAGTCCCAGGCGGCGAGCGCGCTCACCCACCTCGCCGACTGCGTGCTCGTCTTCCTCGACGCGAGCGGGGAGTGTGGCTACCCCCTCGACGCCCAGCTCGCGCTCCTCGACGAGATCGAGTCGCGATTCGACGTGCCCGTGCTGTCGGTCTGCAACAAGGCCGACCGGTCGCGGGACGTCGAGGCGGATCACTACGTCAGCGTCACCGAGGGCGAGGGCGTCGAGGAACTGCTCGAGGCGGCGATCGCCGCGATCGGCTACGAGCCCGAGCTCCCGTTCGAAGGATAGCGCCGCGAGTCGCCGTTCCGTGCCGTCGAACGCTCTTCTTACTCCTCGGCTTGCTCGTCCTCGGTCTCCTCCTGCTCGGATTCTTCGTCTTCGTCTTCCTCGTCCGCTCCGATCTCGTGTTCGACGGTCTCCGCGGCCTCCTCGACCTCACCCTCGACCTCCTCCGCTCGCTCGTCGAGCTCCTCGCCAGCGTCCTCGACCGTCGAGGCGGCTCGATCGGCCTCCTGCTCCGTCCGGTCGGTGGCCTCCCCGATGCGGTCGTCGAGTTCCTCGCTGGTCTCCACCGCGCTCTCGGCCTTCTCCTCGACCGCGTTCTGGGTTCGATCCGCCACCGACTTCGTGAGGTTCGTCACCGTGTCGGCGATCTCGACCACCGATCCGGCGACGTCGTCGGTCCGGCTGGTGGCCTCCGCTGCGGCCTCGTCGGTCCGTTCGGTGGTCGACTCCGCGACCTCGCGCGTCCCCGTCGCGGCCTCGTCCGCGAGCTGCTCGACCGAGTTGGCCCGTCGGCTGAGGACGTAGCTGACTGCGGCGACCGCCCCCAGCAGAAGCACGATCGGCGAGAGGACGCTCCGTCCGTCGTCCGACTCCTCGGGTTCCTCGACCTCCTCGACCGCGGACTCCACCGGTTCCTCCGGCTCCGCGTCCTCGCGTTCGCTCCGCTTGCGGTCGGCCTTCGCGAACCGTGCTTTCGTCTCGCTCAACGAGTCGAACCCGTCGGACGATCGACGACCCCGGAGCCCGTACCCGATTCCGACGCCGACGCCGATCAGCGCCAGCGTGCCGAGCGATCCGCGACCTCCCGAGCTGCCCGATTCGGTCTCCGCCTCCTCGATCGCCTCCTTTATCACTTCCTTCAGCGGTTCGCGTGCGGACTGCGTGAGGACGTTTACGATGCTCCGTTTCTGCTCCGACGATAGTCTATCGATCATTCTGGAAAGTCCCTCCTCTTCCCGTTCTCCTCGTCGGGACAAAAACCTGTTTTGAACGATAGCTGATACGAACTCGATGGCCGATCAGGCGGTCTGGTACGCCCGGAAGCGCGCCCGGACGCCGACCTGACGGTCGGTCCGCTCGTCGAGGCGCTTTTCGATGTCAGCGGTCACCCCGCCGGGCGGGTCGCCCTCGCCGGTATGGCTCGCGACTGCCGTTACGGTCTGATACTCGGAGGGGGTGAAGAAGCCGTTCCAGACAGATACGACCACCATCCCGGATCGATCGTCGACACGAGGCGGGCGGGCCGGCGACTTCCGGTCTACTGCTCCCAGTCGATGGCGGTCGTTCGCTCCGAACTGCGGAGGATGAACGGCCCCAGCGCGCCGGTCCGTTTCGAGATGGTCGCGATCCGGACCACGTAGGCGGCGAGCAGGAGAAAGGGCACGAGCGCGAGCGTCGTGCTGGTGCTCACGACCCAGACCATGTCGCTGACGCCGAGCGTCGTACCCGAGAACGCACTCGGATCGAGATACAGCACCGTCGCGATCGACGTCAGCAGCGCCGGTATCGCGACGTAGAGGATCGACCGCGTGAGGTTCACGAGCTCCCACTGGAAGTACAGCGACTTGAAGTGCTCGAGCGCCGGGCCGAACAGCGTCAGTATGTCGACCAGGTCGTCGAACGCCTCGAGGTCCTCGTCCTCGAGGCTGTCCTCGTGTTCGTTCCGGAGCCGTCGCACCGCGTAGATCTTCCAGGAGTAGTTGTAGTTCAGCCCCGAGCGCAACACGCCGAACTCCCCGAACTCCGCCGTCTCCAGCTGCTCGTAGATCTCCTCGGAGTTCTCCACGACGTTCTCGACGAGCTTGTCGGTCCGATCGCGGAGTTCCTCGTCGTCGTTGTCAGCGACCGTCTCCCGAAGCGCCTCGGCCCGGTCCGCGCTGGTCTGGACGAGCGCCTGGAGGAACTGTGCGGGGTCGGGCGGGCCGATCGATTCGAACAGCAGTTCGACCTCGCGTCGAAACTCCATGGCCTCGTCCATCCAGGCGTGGTGATCGCCGAGCTGGCCGATCTCCTGGGAGAGAACGAGTTGATTGATGGACACGACGAGCGTGACGCCGGTGATGAGCGCGCCGATCAGCGCCTGGAACGCGGTCTCGACCGGATCCGAGCGCTGCATCATCTCGTTCAGCGGCGGCGCCGCCGCTCCGAGGACGACCAGTACCGAGAACGTGAGGACCGAGAGCAGCCCCCCGATCAGCCACCGATTCGCATCGAGAAACAACCAGAGGGCGATCCGGCTCTCGTCGGTTCGCCCCCGCAGCGTATCGGTCGACGCCAGTCTGTCCATGAGCGACCTACAGCACCCGCGCGGAAATGGATTGAGATCAGCCCCCGGATGCGACCGCCGCCCGCCTTCGAGGTGGCGATGGTCGACCCGGCGAGTCCGACTATCGTCGCTCGATCTCGACGAACCGGACCTCGACCGATACCTCCTGCTCGATACCGTCGTTGATTCGCTCGTGGAGGGCGTCAGCGAGCGCCCCCTGGTCGGGGTCGTTCTCGTAGCCGACGGTGATCGTCACGTTCGTGATCTGCTGGTTGATGCCTACGATATTGCCCTGTTCGTACGTGACGTCCTCGCCGGTCGAGTACTCGATCCCGAGCAGCGTGAACCGTTCGTGTTGGTCGAGTTCGGCCTCGACGTCGTTCTCGATCTCCTGCTGGACCGTCGAGGTCTGGTACGACGAGACGGTCACGGCGCCGAGAAACGCGGAGAGCAACAGCACCGCGGCGGTGAAGACGACGACGTTTCGAACCAACTTCTGGTGGACGTCGTCCGTCTCGAACCAGTTCTGTGGTCGGTAGCCGGTGTACCACAGCGTCAACACGCCGGCGAGGTTGACCGAGATCGTGTTGACGAGCACGAGCACCGTCGCGCCGACGGCCGGAAGCGGCTGCCACCACGCGATGGCGACGCCCGCCGCGGCCGCGGGCGGGATCAGCGCCGCGGCGATCATCACGCCCACGAGCGCCACCGAGATCCCCGTCGAGAGCGCGAGCACGCCCGCGACGCCCGCCCCCAGCGCGACCACGAGCAACAACAGGTCGGGGGTGAACCGCTCGGCGATCTCGTCGATCGACGCGAGCTCGATCCCGGGGGGGACGACGTACGTCGTCTTCAGGAGCCACGCGAAGATCGTCGCCCCGCCGATCGCGAGGACGAGTCCGATCGCCTGGTACTTGATCCCCTTGCGGAACATGTCGTCGTCGTCCGTGATCGTCCCGACGCTGG is part of the Halalkalicoccus sp. CG83 genome and harbors:
- the npdG gene encoding NADPH-dependent F420 reductase, with amino-acid sequence MRIALCGGTGDIGEGLALRWAHDTDHEILIGSRDPEKARAKAEEYETELDERGIDRTVKGFENGMAADRADVVVLAVPPYHVRDTVEGFADRLDADTVLVSPAVGMQRDDAGLHYHRPSEGSVTAVAAATAPEDVSVVGAFHNLSAGRLADLDAELDQDTLLVGNDEDAVDVVRLLTEEIEGLRPLYVGPIDNAPEVESLTPLLINLATYNDDLHDAGVQFE
- a CDS encoding HalOD1 output domain-containing protein, which encodes MTDDLTTSVASLEESGIVREWDDRWALSATVVETVGTLTGRDPTTMEPLYGWIDPDALADLFGECSSEGAVSVSFRYLDCVVTVTDDGFVHATPAGDYSN
- a CDS encoding helix-turn-helix domain-containing protein → MIGEIQLSHPRLVLMGTIRSAPESTIETAWYPLLSPDRWIGFYHVTVSNDDFGGFEAALATDETVVDSESVATVARGRIYRVALSSDALLIMPELVDRGGGLIGARTADDGWLVRVQLPDRQAFVAFRRSCIDRGVDFRTERLYNADDLTTAEVGLTEPQRRLLLAAYEAGYFEEPRGITLEELGRQLGISSTAAGGRLRRAMRRLVEAQFSELGAHER
- a CDS encoding thioredoxin family protein — its product is MAVTLKDFYADWCGPCKTQDPILEELEEDWDDRFSVEKVNVDEDQETANEYQVRSLPTLIIENDDGVVERFVGVTQRDDLENALEEAGA
- a CDS encoding preprotein translocase subunit Sec61beta; translated protein: MSSGQNSGGLMSSAGLVRYFDSEDRNALTFDPKTIMAVCVLFGVFVQVLNAVM
- a CDS encoding bifunctional nuclease family protein → MNASIDAVRVAGTPEGPVPVVVMTAEGADGVLPIFIGFEEANSIAHGLDAYDIGRPLTHDLLLDVMEELGGRIDRVEITEISEEGTYIADIHIEGPRSSVVVDARPSDSLALAARTNAPIEIAESVFERGRQAGEQFDDLADIREIGELVEEEP
- the hisE gene encoding phosphoribosyl-ATP diphosphatase, with amino-acid sequence MSGPDADLDAAVLDELFAVIEDRKETLPEDSYTASLFVHEKGENAVLEKLGEETTELILAAKDDDHEEIAHESADIVYHLLVLLSMKGMDLEDLRAELEERR
- a CDS encoding DUF5518 domain-containing protein; amino-acid sequence: MTNWRAVGYGFVVTLLVGVVGLAVPGLGQLTAGLIGGFVAGYLGGGGLGRGFWHGLLAGSIGGIAVGLILWAAVALAGLAGGPVGAAAGTVAGFGVFAIAAMIAMVMALESAVAGAIGAVLNGNENRRTDVRSDY
- a CDS encoding NOG1 family protein; this encodes MIFEDLPTTPRSEELIDKAFSRAARAGRAKSGAEAQQSMLLTASNVLSDNLENVVTAWPDFDLVDPFYYELADALVDVDELRQSLSEVGWASRKTKEIGREYQSRLHADADVARKHRKQAFARLADVVEEVEDDLLRVGDARDQLKTLPDIDPDEPAIVVAGYPNVGKSTFVNGVTNARHETATYPFTTKGIGVGHLTRDHIRYQLIDTPGLLDRPPEERNEIESQAASALTHLADCVLVFLDASGECGYPLDAQLALLDEIESRFDVPVLSVCNKADRSRDVEADHYVSVTEGEGVEELLEAAIAAIGYEPELPFEG
- a CDS encoding TIGR00341 family protein, whose translation is MRLVQVTIPAGMRETVLDALDEKGIDYVVTDETSGRKYTAVVYFPLPDNAVEPVLDYLEEIGLEDQSYTVVVDAQTVVSRQFDDLEEEYSTDDTDEERISRQELHTEAEEMTPTFPVYVTMTLISAIVATAGLLLDSPAVVVGSMVIAPLIGPALAASVGTITDDDDMFRKGIKYQAIGLVLAIGGATIFAWLLKTTYVVPPGIELASIDEIAERFTPDLLLLVVALGAGVAGVLALSTGISVALVGVMIAAALIPPAAAAGVAIAWWQPLPAVGATVLVLVNTISVNLAGVLTLWYTGYRPQNWFETDDVHQKLVRNVVVFTAAVLLLSAFLGAVTVSSYQTSTVQQEIENDVEAELDQHERFTLLGIEYSTGEDVTYEQGNIVGINQQITNVTITVGYENDPDQGALADALHERINDGIEQEVSVEVRFVEIERR